A DNA window from Fragaria vesca subsp. vesca linkage group LG3, FraVesHawaii_1.0, whole genome shotgun sequence contains the following coding sequences:
- the LOC101302435 gene encoding probable carboxylesterase 12-like: protein MSDELAQDFSPLLKVYKDGRVERLLGTARVPASIHPQTGVQSKDVVISTSPPISARLYIPKSSASSESSQKLPVLVYFHGGGFCIESAFSPAYHNYLNSLVSEANVVAVSVDYRLAPEHPLPAAYEDSWAALKWVESHFAGMGPEEWLNRHADLNRVFFSGDSAGANIAHHMGLRVGSEKPVGFKLNGIVLVHPYFWGEEPIGGELALGESHRNLLATLWRFCYPLTSGSDDPLYNPGKDPKLGEMGCEKVLVCVAEKDSLKDRGWYYSELLKKSGWNGVVEVMEAKEEQHVFHLFNPTCDNAVAMLKKIVSFMN, encoded by the coding sequence ATGAGCGACGAACTAGCCCAAGATTTTTCTCCCCTCCTCAAAGTATACAAAGACGGTCGAGTCGAGCGGCTCCTAGGCACAGCCAGAGTTCCTGCATCGATCCATCCCCAAACCGGTGTCCAATCCAAAGACGTCGTCATCTCAACCTCACCACCCATCTCTGCAAGGCTTTACATTCCCAAATCATCCGCCTCATCTGAGTCAAGCCAGAAGCTCCCTGTTCTCGTCTACTTTCACGGCGGTGGCTTCTGCATTGAGAGTGCTTTCTCTCCCGCTTACCACAACTACCTCAACTCTTTGGTTTCAGAAGCCAATGTTGTAGCTGTTTCTGTTGACTATAGGTTGGCGCCGGAGCACCCTTTGCCGGCGGCATATGAAGACTCATGGGCGGCTCTAAAATGGGTGGAGTCCCATTTCGCCGGAATGGGCCCGGAAGAGTGGCTGAACCGGCATGCAGATTTGAACCGGGTTTTCTTTTCTGGTGATAGTGCTGGGGCTAACATAGCTCACCACATGGGTTTGAGAGTTGGGTCTGAGAAGCCGGTGGGTTTTAAGCTGAATGGAATTGTTCTGGTGCATCCCTACTTTTGGGGTGAAGAACCAATAGGGGGAGAGCTAGCTTTGGGTGAGAGTCATAGAAATTTGTTGGCTACTTTGTGGAGGTTTTGTTACCCTTTGACTAGTGGATCCGATGATCCGTTGTACAATCCGGGTAAGGATCCGAAGTTGGGGGAGATGGGTTGTGAGAAAGTATTGGTCTGTGTTGCGGAGAAGGATTCGTTGAAAGATAGGGGGTGGTATTACAGTGAGTTGTTGAAGAAGAGTGGATGGAATGGAGTTGTGGAGGTTATGGAAGCAAAGGAGGAGCAGCATGTGTTCCATTTGTTCAATCCTACTTGTGACAATGCTGTGGCCATGCTCAAGAAGATCGTATCTTTCATGAATTAG